atatatcattatgTTACATGCGTaatatttttaatcatatttagTTTTAATGGCACGTATAAAAATCATAATgaactgaaaaataaaataaaataggaaaaCAGCACTTGACAACTGGTCGGTTTCGTAACATGAACAAGATGCAATACAATAGGAAATGACTGATTGATTGTAGGATGAGAGATGTAGTATGATGAATTTTTCAATATCATTGACACTAAATCTCATAGGCTTAATACAATAATACCCATGCAGGTCTCTATAATTGGTACTTGAAAATGTTTCTCGAAGCAGAATAATCTAGGTACCGCATTCTAGAAATATGTCAAACACCATACTCCCCGgtcaaaaatgatatttacGATACCTTTGCTTCTTTAAATCTCATACcttgtatataaattaataaaaaaagatatttaaaaatCTTGCAAAATAATTTGAGAACAATTctatttttgaactttttttaaataaatgagaacttattttattttacttactCAGGATCAATGTAACCATGTGAACCAGCCAAGCAATTAGTTAGGATATGAGTGTCACTGTCATTTGCGAAAGCTCTAGACAATCCGAAGTCTGAAATCTTCGCACGCGTGTTTTCATCAAGCAAGATGTTAGGAGGTTTCAAATCTCTGTGAATTATAGCTGGCTTGCATCCATTATGAAGATACACCAAACCTGTATTTCCAATAAATATCAGTCGCATATAGTTATGATTAATTTGGCCTTAATTTGGTTACAtcataaagaaaacaaatataaaaggaTGGACATGGTTGAAATTAGTTGCATACCATTTGCTACATCAAATGCAATTTGAAGTCTCTCACTCCATTCCAAAACGTCTGGGTTTTTATCTGCCAAAGTTTATATTTATGCAATTGTACGTACAAGGTGTCACGATTGTAAGACTATATATTACGTTATACCTGATAACCGTTGCTGAAGGTTTCCGCCTGGTAGATATTCAAAAATAAGTGCTCTAATTCCACCATCCGCACAATAACCAACAAGAGAAACGATATTCTATGATGAGCAGGCATCAATAAATTTACCTACAATTCAaagtttatgaaagaaaaaaaaatgtttaatagaATGTCCGAATGAAAACGATATGATTTATTCTTTTAACCTCCCTATGAACTTTTAGTTACACCACAATTTGATAATAACGTCCTTCAACTGTTTTTAACTTTTCAACAGTTTCCTTCCCTTCTTTCTTCCTACTTTCATCTTCTGTTGTCTCAATTCCTCTAACTTTTTCATTGTTTGTCTTTCTCTTCATCTTATGTGAAATGAGTTCAAGTATGGATCACCTAATAGTATACGTGAATTTCTTCATTGAATTCAAGTTGCTCACGCCAATTCATTTTGCATTCACTTGGAATTTTAGTATGTGAATTCAATGTAAATGGAAATTGGTAATGGATACGTGAAATGAAAGCATCTCAgtacatttaaaaaattcacataTATGAAAATTCAATTTAGGAACACCTACATGAATTGAGTTAATAGAGTTTACATACGATTTCCAAAGATTCAAAAAATGAACAGAAAATCACTCATCAACTCACTTTTGCTTAATAACCTAAGCAACAAAATATTGGGTGTAactagaaaaattcaaaaatatattagtaaGGATTTTGaaataacacaaatataaagaaaatattaactAATGCATTGATGTATCTAACCTCTGATATAAACTCCTTATGCCCTTGCAATTCTGATAAAGAGAGTGTCTTCACAGCAACATTTTCACCATCAGGTATAATACCTAGATAAAACTTCCCAAATCCACCTTTTCCAATCATTTGTCTGAAATCATCAGTCATACTGATAACCTCCGAATAAGAAAATGCACGACATTTCGTGTTTAGCTGCTCATCCTTATTTGACTTTGGAAACATAGCCGGGCCTGGACCTATGTAAATATTGAAACTCAGATTCTAAGTACGACCTGTTTTAATTGGTTTATCTGAGTGTCTTCATAACATAATTGTGAGATTattgaaacaacttatgacatgctccataaactattttcaacttattaaattcgatttattttatcttgttataGAATTAGTTTATACACGAGCACTTATATAATAAGCCCGTATTTTATAAGCATTAAAGTAAGTTGTTTATACAAAGTACTGCATCATACAAGCACTATAGAACCATCATGACagcaacaaaatcaacaaaacagcACCCGACTGATTCATCTCAACTTCTATGCACATTCCGCCAAAAGTctaaaaactaaacaaaacatGTACATCACAAATTTCGTTATGTACTGTTCTATTGATATAATATTGAAAACATATTCATCAATCTATTTTCCTCTTAATAATTCTGCTACCATGCAGTTCCCTTCCAAAGCCCTCCATCCACCTCCCTCGTATGTTGTAAACAAGGCTTTGATGGTTCATAACGAAAAGAACGACAATATGATTATTTacaaggaaaagaaaaacaaattatcttctaaaatttaaacatatttGGTATTGGTATTGCAAGATGTTCATCATAACAATAATAAAgttattatatgttaatgtaGCTATATATCGGCCAAAAGCAAACCTCAATTTCAAAGAACTATTCGACTTCTCCTTCAGTGACTCGGGAATGAGACCTGTGAGATTATTCTGTGACAAATTACTGCAAAAATGTGGTAACATATGAGACATGGAAAGTTACCCTATATGGAAACGCTCATACACAACACCATAAACTTACAGGATTTTCAGACGCGGTAATTGTGCTAAAAATTCTGGCAGGCCCCCGGTCAGTTCATTGTTTGACAAATCtctgtaaaataataattattgttttagtCTTGACAATTCAGATCATCACAGCATCTATATTGTTCCAGCATAGGGCTTGAACAATGATATTGAAAGGAGAAGATACTTACAGAATCTCTAAATTTGTGAGTTTAGAGAATGCAGCATCTATCCGGCCTGACAATTTGCTTGAGCTCAAGTTTCTGCTTgaatttcaaaaagaaaaatttaccGTTGTGATTTAAAGAGTAATATGGACTACAACGATATATAAAGGAACCGAGAGGAGAATTTTGTGAAAGAAATCAGTCCAAATCAAGAGTGTGTTAAATCTTTCATGATTAAGTGTGTTTATTCAtaacttaatatatattttccaaAATACCAAAAGTACTATGAGTTGCACAATAGAACAACTCTACATACATA
Above is a genomic segment from Medicago truncatula cultivar Jemalong A17 chromosome 5, MtrunA17r5.0-ANR, whole genome shotgun sequence containing:
- the LOC120580670 gene encoding putative leucine-rich repeat receptor-like serine/threonine-protein kinase At2g04300; the encoded protein is MFPKSNKDEQLNTKCRAFSYSEVISMTDDFRQMIGKGGFGKFYLGIIPDGENVAVKTLSLSELQGHKEFISEVNLLMPAHHRISFLLLVIVRMVELEHLFLNIYQAETFSNGYQVWCIFIMDASQL